One Balneola sp. DNA window includes the following coding sequences:
- a CDS encoding anti-anti-sigma factor produces MKNFSIATRQNENVSILDISGELDAHTASHLENALKSLIDEESYAIIVNCAGLDYIASAGLGVFMAYIEDVRSLGGDIKLTNMNDRVYNVFDLLGFPTLYDILEDEREALQSFDN; encoded by the coding sequence ATGAAAAATTTCAGTATCGCTACCAGGCAAAATGAAAACGTAAGTATACTGGATATCAGTGGGGAACTTGACGCACACACGGCTTCACATTTAGAGAACGCGCTTAAGTCGCTTATCGATGAGGAAAGTTATGCCATTATTGTAAACTGTGCCGGGCTGGACTATATAGCCAGTGCGGGGCTAGGAGTTTTCATGGCTTATATCGAAGACGTTCGTAGTTTAGGCGGCGACATCAAATTGACCAACATGAATGACCGTGTTTACAACGTGTTTGATTTGCTGGGGTTCCCAACGTTATATGATATCCTCGAGGACGAAAGAGAAGCCCTTCAAAGCTTTGATAACTAA
- a CDS encoding iron ABC transporter ATP-binding protein, whose amino-acid sequence MENPLLNISGLTKSFDQSGPVVNSVSFEVGKNEIFALLGPSGCGKTTTLRLIAGFEQCEAGEVYIEEELVESTHKRLSPQKREIGFVFQDYALFPHMNALENVAFGLHEVERRKRPVLAEEVLCRTGMEKYKDRMPDELSGGQQQRVALARAIAPKPRLVLMDEPFSGLDAMLRDTTRKEVRAILKKSGMSAILVTHDQEEALSFADRIAVMNNGQIEQIGTPEEVYYHPKTQFVAQFLGRTNLFRAHADGSDNVETRLGPVKINKEAEGLILCSIRPEHLTIERCKANGSESGIITGREFRGHDITYHVLFKGDKYIVHTDNRLLFDVDEHVIVKPLEPAVVLEQKA is encoded by the coding sequence ATGGAAAACCCTCTTTTAAACATATCCGGATTAACAAAGTCTTTTGACCAAAGCGGCCCTGTAGTAAACAGTGTCAGCTTTGAAGTCGGGAAGAATGAAATCTTTGCACTGCTGGGACCTAGTGGTTGTGGTAAAACTACCACACTGCGCTTAATTGCTGGTTTTGAACAATGCGAAGCAGGAGAAGTCTATATTGAAGAAGAACTGGTTGAGAGTACCCATAAGCGGCTTTCACCACAGAAGAGAGAGATTGGTTTTGTATTTCAGGACTATGCGCTTTTTCCACATATGAATGCCCTTGAGAATGTGGCTTTTGGTTTGCATGAAGTTGAACGCAGAAAACGGCCTGTTTTAGCGGAAGAAGTGCTTTGCCGGACAGGAATGGAGAAGTATAAGGATCGCATGCCGGATGAACTTTCGGGTGGACAGCAGCAGCGTGTTGCTCTTGCGCGTGCTATTGCACCAAAGCCTCGATTAGTTTTGATGGATGAACCTTTTTCAGGACTGGATGCCATGCTGAGGGACACAACTAGAAAAGAAGTTCGCGCCATCCTAAAGAAATCCGGAATGAGCGCAATCTTGGTAACACACGATCAGGAAGAAGCACTTTCATTTGCCGACCGAATTGCGGTTATGAATAACGGGCAAATAGAGCAGATCGGGACTCCTGAAGAAGTATATTATCATCCAAAAACACAGTTTGTAGCACAATTTTTAGGAAGAACGAATCTTTTCAGAGCACACGCCGATGGCTCAGATAATGTAGAAACACGACTAGGTCCAGTAAAGATCAACAAAGAAGCCGAGGGTTTGATACTTTGTTCTATCCGGCCAGAACACCTTACGATTGAGCGATGTAAAGCCAATGGCAGCGAAAGTGGAATAATTACCGGAAGAGAATTTCGGGGACACGATATTACCTATCACGTGTTATTTAAAGGTGACAAATACATCGTTCATACAGACAATCGGCTACTTTTTGATGTGGATGAACACGTTATTGTGAAACCTCTGGAGCCTGCAGTGGTATTAGAACAGAAAGCCTGA
- a CDS encoding ATP-binding protein, translating to MAGTNQIQTLSVEASTEHLAKVRDFVAAHAENIGLSQKDISEIRLAVDEAYTNIIKHAYKNSPTEKVSIEIGSDANKLWISLMDEGKSFDPSTYSEPDLMQRIKEKKRGGMGVYLIKKLMDQVQYNRTGETNEIRMVKKL from the coding sequence GTGGCAGGAACTAATCAAATACAAACCCTTTCTGTTGAAGCTTCTACAGAGCACTTGGCGAAGGTGCGGGATTTTGTTGCGGCCCATGCTGAAAACATCGGGCTCAGCCAAAAAGATATTTCTGAAATTCGCCTGGCTGTTGATGAAGCATATACGAACATCATCAAACACGCCTATAAAAACTCCCCGACCGAGAAAGTTAGTATTGAAATTGGATCTGATGCCAATAAATTGTGGATATCACTAATGGATGAGGGCAAAAGTTTTGATCCAAGCACTTATAGTGAACCCGATCTTATGCAGCGAATTAAAGAAAAGAAACGCGGAGGAATGGGGGTTTATCTCATCAAGAAACTTATGGATCAAGTCCAATACAACCGCACTGGTGAAACCAACGAGATTCGAATGGTCAAAAAACTTTGA
- a CDS encoding lytic transglycosylase F: MLLYRNEIIGISKYLLLSGFVALLLLSCSQNSEPPAESESLTVSVSEPVQKDFAEIKSNGVLRMITSYSSGSYFLYKGIQVGFEYELLKAFTKQNDLALEVVITGPDESPYDLLNSGRGDIIAANYTITPERRQLVEFTRPYNMVDQVIVVSEELGFKPESISDMEGIQISVRRNSSYYVRLKELRDEGFPIAINIIPEDMDTETVLFQVADGTYDATIADDNIYDAASKYMTGLVEGPLIAESDTIAWAVRKNAPDLEHKLNQFLYKHFRFNEDGVPKRSAFLNVLRKKYFESGNQIADYFSPNYQGEQYGTISPYDDMIREAAEEKGLDWVMLTAVAAQESKFNPTSVSWAGAVGIMQVLPRFSEISSDSLYIPEVNIREGAKILESHLKHYSYLDSTNQWSFALAAYNAGSGHVADARRLAIDHNHNPNEWEYVSEALLKLMQRKYYQNARYGFCRGIETVRYVNEIMNRYNTYQTILAYNSDKTRPSSGVLGFKTLN; the protein is encoded by the coding sequence ATGCTTTTATATCGAAATGAAATTATTGGAATATCTAAGTATTTGCTGCTGAGCGGATTTGTGGCTTTGCTTTTACTTAGTTGTTCTCAAAACTCGGAGCCCCCTGCCGAGAGTGAATCACTTACTGTTTCTGTGAGTGAGCCTGTCCAAAAAGATTTTGCTGAAATCAAAAGTAATGGAGTATTACGAATGATTACCAGCTACAGCTCAGGGTCCTACTTTTTATATAAAGGAATTCAGGTTGGGTTCGAATATGAGCTTCTAAAAGCCTTCACTAAACAAAACGACCTTGCACTTGAGGTAGTCATTACGGGGCCTGATGAAAGCCCTTACGACCTTCTGAACAGTGGGCGGGGCGATATCATAGCCGCAAATTATACCATAACACCTGAACGAAGACAGCTGGTTGAGTTTACAAGGCCCTATAATATGGTAGATCAGGTTATTGTGGTTTCAGAAGAACTTGGTTTTAAGCCTGAAAGCATATCAGATATGGAAGGCATCCAGATTAGCGTTCGCCGGAACAGTTCTTATTACGTTCGATTAAAAGAATTGAGAGATGAAGGATTTCCGATAGCCATCAATATCATCCCTGAAGACATGGATACTGAAACCGTACTGTTTCAGGTTGCTGATGGAACCTATGATGCCACAATAGCAGATGACAATATTTACGATGCGGCTAGTAAGTATATGACTGGACTGGTAGAAGGTCCGCTTATTGCTGAAAGTGATACAATTGCCTGGGCCGTCCGAAAAAATGCACCGGATCTGGAGCACAAACTAAATCAATTTCTATACAAGCATTTTCGTTTTAATGAAGATGGTGTGCCAAAGCGATCCGCTTTTCTGAATGTCCTTAGGAAAAAATATTTTGAGTCAGGCAACCAGATAGCAGACTACTTCAGTCCAAATTATCAGGGAGAACAATATGGGACCATTTCTCCTTATGATGATATGATCAGAGAGGCTGCAGAGGAAAAAGGCTTAGATTGGGTAATGCTCACCGCTGTGGCTGCGCAGGAATCAAAATTCAACCCAACATCAGTAAGCTGGGCCGGAGCAGTGGGAATCATGCAGGTATTGCCACGATTTTCTGAAATTTCTTCTGATTCACTTTATATACCTGAAGTCAATATCAGAGAAGGAGCAAAAATTTTGGAATCCCATCTGAAGCACTACTCATACTTGGACTCTACCAATCAATGGTCATTTGCACTTGCAGCATATAATGCCGGATCGGGACATGTCGCGGACGCCAGAAGGCTGGCTATCGACCACAACCATAACCCTAATGAATGGGAGTATGTGTCAGAAGCTTTATTGAAGCTAATGCAGAGAAAGTACTATCAAAATGCCCGTTATGGGTTTTGCAGAGGGATAGAAACGGTCAGATATGTTAATGAGATAATGAACCGATACAATACCTATCAAACAATTCTGGCTTACAATTCAGATAAGACACGACCCAGCTCAGGGGTATTAGGCTTTAAGACGCTTAATTGA
- a CDS encoding SPOR domain-containing protein: protein MKKLSIYTILLAMVMLSFQACGPSEEERRAAEKARLDSLRQVEEQRIAEMMQAREDSIARAQMQQEVEEEEQGPNFAEDGTYIAQVGAFRSEDAANNYKAKLSDREYPHVYTVKIGNEETGDVWYRLRVGFFADKTDAEEFGAELGAELNTGYWVSKVERSGS from the coding sequence ATGAAAAAACTCAGCATCTACACCATTTTGTTGGCCATGGTAATGTTAAGCTTCCAGGCTTGCGGGCCTAGTGAAGAAGAACGAAGAGCGGCTGAAAAGGCTCGACTTGACTCGCTCAGACAGGTTGAAGAGCAACGTATTGCAGAAATGATGCAGGCACGTGAAGACAGTATAGCCCGAGCTCAAATGCAGCAAGAAGTTGAGGAAGAAGAGCAAGGCCCAAATTTTGCTGAAGATGGAACTTATATCGCTCAAGTTGGAGCTTTTCGTTCAGAGGATGCAGCCAATAATTACAAGGCCAAGTTAAGTGATCGTGAATATCCACATGTATATACGGTTAAAATTGGAAACGAAGAAACCGGTGACGTTTGGTACAGATTAAGAGTTGGCTTCTTCGCAGATAAAACTGACGCTGAAGAATTTGGTGCAGAATTAGGAGCCGAGCTCAACACAGGATATTGGGTTTCTAAGGTTGAACGCTCCGGAAGCTAA